From Draconibacterium halophilum, one genomic window encodes:
- a CDS encoding efflux RND transporter permease subunit: MKNTDFFLKRPMLFWSFLAIFLVAGVLAFKAMPKLEDPAVAVKQAMVMVPYPGANAHEVELKVVQVVEDKLRTLPNVYKIRSECQAGMAMISVEFDMTVPIVKIEQYFDLLRRKVNDVKVYLPQDCGDPIVIDDMMDVYGIFYSLSGDGYDYYELNKYAKLIQRELLTVKGVKRINLFGNRSEVINITLSKEKIARNGMIPNQIMMSLQSATSTVGGGKYQTGADDLQVRVNAEVKTVEDLKNHLIKTTDGKQIKLGDIADIERAYAEPQTRGFFVNGKPSIAIMVAMEDDVVVPDVGKIVDAKLAKVIQTLPAGIATDKVFFQPDKVSDAISSFMWNLVISVVIVIIVLIFAMGFRSGMIIGSGLILTIAASFPILLTLGTTIQRISLGAFIIAMGMLVDNAIVIMDGIIVDRKKGFSPKTYLHNIGKNNALPLLGATIIAVSTFISVFLADGSAAEYASDLFLVLCVSLLISWVLALVQVPFFAKVWYSPRLTEKEKGKINNGDVMNGKVHRLVHKLMTFFIRYRKTTIAFAFVVLLLSLYGMTFVKNLFFPDFDYKQFIVEYHMPSQTTPDKVRDDLIEISNLLLQNPAIERVTASQSGAPGMYCLVRPMTNGGESYGELIVDCPDYKTVCEQIPIVRKQLREQYPDAYIRIRKYNFSITTSHTVEVEFAGPDPAVLRDLSRQAEDIMRECPFVDPYSVSNNWKPQEKTLLAQYNQQDALRAGINRGDVGNALQAANNGMTIGVINDADNMVLVNLRVRNEDGSPIENIRDVPVWTMMNVSISEEDLTGIMTRGKSMSELQDGMFKSIPLSNVTDDIALRWDDNLVRRVNGQRVIEAECDPNYDLWDATPAKVLADIQGEINAIDLPQGYSVHWTGEIEMQKDATASTLKWMPLTLAIILIVLLLLFNSWRQVILILIIIPFVFIGITPTLLLTKSPFTFMAIIGMMGLMGMMVKNAIVLVNEINRLQEEDKAHPYNAVIKATISRVTPVLMASLTTIVGMVPLLGDPMYSSMALTIMGGLAVGTVITLLLLPLLYTAFYRIRKPNN, from the coding sequence ATGAAGAATACAGATTTTTTTCTTAAACGTCCTATGCTTTTCTGGTCGTTTTTAGCAATATTTCTGGTCGCCGGAGTACTTGCATTTAAAGCGATGCCAAAGCTGGAAGATCCAGCTGTTGCTGTAAAGCAAGCAATGGTTATGGTTCCGTATCCAGGCGCAAATGCACACGAGGTGGAGCTTAAAGTAGTGCAGGTTGTTGAAGACAAACTCCGAACTTTGCCAAACGTTTATAAGATACGTTCAGAATGTCAGGCTGGAATGGCTATGATTTCTGTTGAATTTGATATGACTGTTCCGATTGTCAAAATTGAACAGTATTTCGATTTGCTTCGTCGTAAAGTCAATGACGTTAAAGTATATCTTCCCCAAGACTGTGGTGACCCGATAGTTATTGACGATATGATGGATGTATATGGTATCTTTTACTCACTTTCGGGTGATGGATACGATTACTACGAACTAAACAAGTATGCAAAGCTTATTCAACGCGAACTATTAACTGTAAAAGGAGTAAAGCGCATCAATCTATTCGGAAACCGTAGTGAGGTTATCAATATCACACTATCAAAAGAAAAAATAGCCAGAAATGGAATGATTCCTAACCAGATCATGATGTCCTTACAATCAGCCACTTCAACTGTTGGAGGTGGTAAATACCAAACCGGAGCTGATGATTTACAGGTACGGGTAAACGCTGAAGTAAAAACTGTTGAAGATTTAAAAAACCATCTGATAAAAACCACAGATGGAAAGCAAATAAAATTGGGAGATATTGCTGATATAGAGCGTGCTTATGCCGAACCACAAACAAGAGGATTCTTTGTTAACGGAAAACCTTCCATTGCTATAATGGTAGCCATGGAAGATGACGTTGTGGTGCCCGATGTAGGTAAAATAGTTGATGCAAAACTTGCTAAAGTAATTCAAACACTTCCTGCAGGAATTGCTACCGACAAAGTATTTTTTCAACCGGACAAGGTAAGTGATGCCATCAGCTCATTCATGTGGAACCTGGTTATATCGGTTGTTATTGTAATTATCGTTCTGATATTTGCAATGGGATTTCGGAGTGGCATGATAATCGGCTCTGGATTGATTCTTACGATTGCCGCATCATTTCCAATTCTGTTAACCCTGGGAACTACTATACAACGTATTTCTCTGGGTGCCTTTATCATTGCCATGGGAATGCTTGTTGATAATGCGATTGTAATTATGGATGGTATTATTGTGGACAGGAAGAAAGGTTTTAGTCCCAAAACATATTTACATAATATTGGTAAAAATAATGCTCTTCCGCTTTTAGGTGCAACAATCATTGCCGTGTCAACATTTATCAGTGTTTTTCTGGCCGATGGCTCTGCTGCAGAATATGCCAGTGACTTATTCCTTGTTTTATGTGTAAGCCTACTTATAAGTTGGGTGTTAGCGCTGGTGCAAGTTCCGTTTTTTGCTAAGGTATGGTATTCTCCACGGTTAACAGAGAAAGAAAAGGGCAAAATAAACAACGGTGATGTTATGAATGGAAAAGTGCATCGTTTAGTGCACAAGCTGATGACATTCTTTATACGCTATCGCAAAACAACGATTGCTTTTGCCTTTGTTGTATTACTGCTTAGTTTGTACGGGATGACATTCGTAAAGAATCTTTTCTTCCCCGACTTTGATTATAAGCAATTTATTGTCGAATATCATATGCCTTCCCAAACTACCCCGGATAAAGTACGTGATGACTTAATTGAAATATCGAACTTGCTTTTACAGAATCCGGCTATTGAGAGAGTAACCGCCAGCCAAAGCGGGGCTCCAGGCATGTACTGTCTGGTCCGCCCTATGACTAATGGAGGAGAGAGTTATGGCGAATTAATTGTGGATTGCCCAGATTATAAGACTGTTTGTGAACAAATTCCAATTGTACGTAAACAACTGAGGGAACAATATCCAGATGCATACATTCGTATCCGTAAATATAATTTCTCGATAACCACTTCGCACACTGTCGAAGTTGAATTTGCAGGACCCGATCCGGCAGTACTTCGCGATCTGAGTCGCCAGGCAGAAGATATTATGCGCGAATGTCCATTCGTTGATCCCTATTCGGTATCGAACAACTGGAAACCTCAGGAAAAAACGCTTTTAGCTCAATATAATCAGCAGGATGCTTTACGGGCAGGAATTAACAGAGGCGATGTTGGGAATGCACTTCAGGCAGCAAATAATGGGATGACGATTGGTGTTATCAATGACGCAGACAATATGGTACTGGTAAACCTAAGAGTGCGCAATGAAGATGGCTCGCCTATTGAAAATATTCGTGATGTTCCAGTGTGGACAATGATGAACGTTAGCATTTCAGAGGAAGATCTGACAGGAATTATGACAAGAGGAAAATCGATGTCTGAGTTACAGGATGGTATGTTTAAGTCAATTCCACTAAGTAATGTAACAGATGATATTGCCCTAAGGTGGGATGACAACCTTGTTCGTCGGGTAAATGGCCAGCGGGTTATTGAAGCAGAATGCGATCCTAATTATGACTTGTGGGATGCTACGCCTGCAAAAGTTCTTGCAGATATTCAGGGCGAAATAAATGCTATTGACCTCCCGCAAGGTTATTCTGTGCACTGGACAGGAGAAATTGAGATGCAGAAAGATGCGACAGCCAGTACTTTGAAATGGATGCCATTAACACTTGCCATCATTCTGATTGTATTGCTCTTACTGTTTAACAGCTGGCGACAGGTAATATTAATTCTTATTATTATTCCATTTGTTTTTATTGGCATAACTCCAACCTTATTGCTAACTAAATCGCCCTTTACATTTATGGCTATCATTGGAATGATGGGTCTTATGGGTATGATGGTAAAGAATGCAATTGTGCTTGTAAATGAAATAAACCGTTTGCAGGAGGAAGACAAAGCACATCCATATAATGCCGTAATAAAGGCGACAATATCGCGTGTCACGCCGGTATTAATGGCATCACTAACAACCATTGTGGGGATGGTTCCGTTACTTGGTGATCCGATGTATAGTTCAATGGCTCTAACGATTATGGGAGGACTTGCCGTTGGAACCGTAATAACCTTGTTGCTCTTGCCTCTATTATACACAGCATTTTATAGAATCAGAAAACCAAATAATTAG
- a CDS encoding glycoside hydrolase family 32 protein, with translation MKTFYKLLLIVFIFSACKPSADKHQEKYNEQYRPQVHFSPEKMWANDPNGMVYYDGEYHLFYQHTPHAVTPDFPKMHWGHAVSTDLIHWKRLPPAIAPDKHGAIFSGSAVVDVNNTSGLGTQMNPPLVAIYTYHNRQLEVTGCDTFQYQGLAYSIDKGRNWIKYEHNPVLPNPGIRDFRDPKVSWHPESEKWIMTLAVLDHINFYSSPNLIDWTLESEFGEGIGAHGGVWECPDLFPLQVEGTDEIKWVLLVSINPGGPNGGSATQYFVGEFDGHVFEPHGERTKWLDYGKDNYAGVTWSDIPDEDGRRILLGWMNNWQYANEIPTSGWRGAFTLPRTLELTEIYNDYLLVSSPVKEFEKLKSGSKKISGSTVSGMQEINMKPQFPMEINLNFNTENNTAMNFGERFGIILSNEKNESLKIGYDNLNKLFFIDRSNCGWDSPNQEFAGIHYAPYVVSSPSLDLKLIIDESSVELFAIGGLVSMTEQLFPSEKFTSISLYSEKGDVELLSGTISNLSSIW, from the coding sequence ATGAAGACATTCTATAAGCTCTTGCTGATAGTTTTTATTTTTAGTGCCTGCAAGCCATCTGCAGATAAACATCAAGAAAAATACAATGAACAATACCGACCTCAAGTACATTTTTCACCGGAAAAAATGTGGGCTAATGATCCAAATGGAATGGTTTATTACGATGGTGAGTATCACCTGTTCTATCAACATACACCTCACGCTGTTACACCTGATTTCCCAAAAATGCACTGGGGACATGCAGTGAGTACAGATCTGATACACTGGAAAAGATTGCCACCCGCTATCGCTCCGGATAAACACGGAGCAATTTTTTCAGGAAGTGCCGTCGTTGATGTCAATAACACCTCTGGATTGGGAACCCAAATGAATCCACCATTAGTTGCCATATATACATACCATAATCGTCAATTGGAAGTTACCGGCTGTGATACCTTTCAGTATCAGGGATTAGCATACAGTATCGACAAAGGACGTAACTGGATAAAATATGAACACAACCCTGTTTTACCCAATCCAGGAATCCGTGATTTTCGCGATCCAAAAGTGAGTTGGCACCCGGAAAGTGAAAAATGGATAATGACCCTTGCTGTGCTTGACCATATTAATTTCTATTCTTCGCCCAATTTGATCGACTGGACCCTGGAAAGCGAATTCGGAGAAGGAATTGGAGCACATGGCGGCGTTTGGGAATGCCCTGATTTGTTTCCTTTGCAAGTGGAAGGAACAGACGAAATTAAGTGGGTATTACTGGTAAGTATCAATCCGGGAGGGCCAAATGGAGGTTCGGCTACACAATATTTTGTAGGCGAATTTGACGGGCATGTATTTGAACCACACGGAGAAAGGACTAAATGGTTGGACTATGGTAAGGATAATTATGCAGGTGTAACATGGTCGGATATCCCGGATGAAGATGGAAGAAGAATTTTGCTTGGATGGATGAATAACTGGCAATATGCAAATGAGATTCCGACATCGGGCTGGAGGGGGGCATTTACCCTCCCGAGAACCCTGGAATTGACAGAAATCTATAACGACTATCTACTTGTTTCGTCGCCGGTAAAAGAATTTGAAAAACTAAAATCAGGTTCAAAAAAGATCTCCGGTTCTACAGTTTCAGGAATGCAGGAGATTAATATGAAACCACAGTTCCCGATGGAAATAAACTTGAACTTTAATACTGAAAACAATACAGCAATGAATTTTGGTGAGCGTTTCGGGATTATTTTATCAAATGAAAAAAATGAATCGCTAAAAATTGGCTACGATAACTTGAATAAACTCTTTTTTATTGACCGGAGTAACTGTGGATGGGACAGTCCGAACCAGGAATTTGCAGGTATTCATTATGCACCTTATGTCGTGAGTTCCCCATCGCTGGATTTAAAGCTCATCATAGATGAATCCTCAGTTGAATTATTTGCCATTGGCGGTTTAGTTAGCATGACAGAACAGTTGTTCCCTTCAGAAAAATTTACATCCATAAGTTTATACTCAGAAAAGGGCGACGTTGAATTATTAAGTGGGACCATCAGCAATTTGTCGTCAATTTGGTGA
- a CDS encoding GH32 C-terminal domain-containing protein, translated as MKLVFATLLGLILLGTGFDTKAQDYSEQYRPQFHFSPKSGWIGDPDGTIKFDSLYHLFWWGHAVSEDLVYWTEYPWPMQGGSSSFDYYTGSVVVDTANTAGFGTGDDTVAVAIYTMHNRTTNIETQGISSSTSPDFKYFNYYNDNPVIPSTSTDFRDPSVFWDTLLNRWAMAITRPGEHRIEIYSSPDLKNWTKQSSFGPLGARTGAWEVPDLFQLPLDGNPENKKWVMICGMGPNRGQYWVGDFDGNTFTPDGTTLAYLKNGTGINGELFTDFEASDYGTWTTEGTAFGTGPANGSLSGQMDVSGYLSDYLVNSFNGGDAATGKLTSPEFTVSKNFINFLISGGNHNNLTCFNMLVNGEVVRTATGDNSEQLKWFGWDVSEYIGQTAVLQIIDNFSGGWGHINIDHIMFSDILTDHRYEHAYWIDYGPDFYAVRTYRNYDANDDRTIWLGWMNNWDYANSIPTSWGGSTAESLPREIELVSTSQGYKIIQKPIEELKKLRKEEVVLTNKTVEGTTVLTEFKPLKNTYEFEAVYEVNPGSDQKVGFYLCVSDANKMVLGYDAKTSNVFIDRTQSGYVSFNSKFPRVINAPMQLKENKISFHVFVDQLSLEVFVNDGDVVLTSLMFPNPYFQKGIELFSINESSALQSFNGWELNSIWEEELGTGIFDRREEKSSIFIYPNPANDKLYITHDSGTNKDATAKIINLLGQTLKEKIIFTGYSPSVLDISDLKTGHYILSVLNDNKISTQQFIKVN; from the coding sequence ATGAAATTAGTATTTGCTACTTTACTCGGATTAATCCTACTAGGAACGGGCTTTGACACAAAAGCTCAGGATTACAGCGAGCAATACCGTCCGCAATTCCATTTTTCTCCTAAAAGTGGTTGGATTGGCGATCCGGACGGAACTATAAAATTCGACAGTCTGTACCATCTTTTTTGGTGGGGACACGCCGTTTCCGAGGATTTGGTGTACTGGACAGAGTACCCCTGGCCTATGCAGGGTGGTAGTTCATCTTTCGATTACTACACAGGTTCGGTAGTTGTAGATACTGCAAACACTGCCGGGTTTGGAACCGGAGATGACACGGTTGCCGTGGCGATTTATACCATGCACAATAGAACAACAAATATTGAAACGCAGGGAATCTCATCGAGTACTTCGCCCGATTTTAAATACTTCAATTATTACAACGATAACCCGGTAATTCCTTCCACTTCAACCGATTTCAGGGACCCCTCTGTATTTTGGGATACGCTACTCAACCGTTGGGCTATGGCTATTACACGTCCGGGTGAACATCGTATTGAAATTTATAGCTCTCCTGATTTGAAAAACTGGACTAAACAATCGTCTTTCGGGCCACTTGGTGCACGAACAGGCGCCTGGGAAGTCCCCGACCTTTTTCAACTCCCATTAGATGGTAATCCTGAAAATAAGAAGTGGGTTATGATTTGTGGGATGGGTCCTAATCGGGGGCAATACTGGGTAGGCGATTTTGATGGAAATACTTTCACTCCTGACGGTACAACCCTGGCTTATTTGAAAAATGGCACTGGTATCAACGGTGAACTATTTACTGATTTTGAAGCTTCTGATTACGGAACATGGACTACAGAAGGAACTGCTTTTGGCACGGGCCCGGCAAATGGATCCCTGTCCGGCCAAATGGATGTTTCGGGTTATTTGAGTGACTACCTGGTGAATTCCTTTAATGGTGGCGATGCCGCAACCGGGAAACTAACATCTCCGGAGTTTACGGTTTCCAAGAATTTTATCAACTTTTTAATATCTGGCGGAAACCACAATAATTTAACCTGTTTTAACATGCTTGTAAACGGAGAAGTTGTAAGAACGGCTACCGGCGACAATTCGGAACAGCTAAAATGGTTTGGCTGGGATGTAAGTGAATACATCGGACAAACTGCTGTATTACAAATTATCGACAATTTCTCAGGTGGTTGGGGACATATTAATATCGACCACATTATGTTCTCGGATATTCTTACCGACCATCGATACGAACATGCCTACTGGATTGATTACGGCCCCGATTTTTATGCAGTCAGAACTTATAGGAATTACGATGCAAATGACGACCGCACTATTTGGCTCGGTTGGATGAATAATTGGGATTATGCCAACAGCATTCCGACCTCCTGGGGAGGAAGTACCGCAGAGTCGCTTCCCCGCGAAATAGAGCTGGTAAGTACTTCGCAAGGTTATAAAATCATTCAAAAGCCAATTGAGGAATTGAAGAAGTTAAGAAAGGAAGAAGTAGTACTAACGAACAAAACAGTAGAAGGAACAACTGTATTAACAGAGTTTAAACCTCTGAAAAACACTTATGAGTTTGAAGCAGTTTACGAAGTAAACCCGGGAAGCGATCAGAAAGTCGGCTTTTATCTTTGTGTGTCGGATGCCAATAAAATGGTATTGGGTTACGACGCTAAAACCTCGAATGTTTTTATCGACCGTACACAAAGCGGATATGTAAGCTTTAACAGCAAATTTCCGCGGGTTATAAATGCTCCTATGCAGTTAAAAGAAAACAAAATCAGTTTTCATGTTTTTGTTGACCAACTGTCGCTTGAAGTTTTTGTGAATGATGGAGATGTTGTATTAACTTCATTGATGTTTCCTAATCCTTATTTTCAAAAAGGCATCGAATTATTCTCGATAAATGAGTCATCAGCACTTCAATCATTTAATGGTTGGGAGCTCAACTCAATTTGGGAAGAGGAGCTGGGCACCGGGATATTTGACCGAAGAGAAGAAAAAAGCTCAATTTTCATATATCCGAACCCGGCCAACGATAAATTATATATTACACATGACTCAGGAACCAATAAAGACGCCACTGCGAAAATTATAAACCTGCTGGGGCAAACCCTGAAAGAAAAAATAATATTTACCGGATATTCTCCATCCGTACTCGATATAAGCGATTTAAAAACAGGACACTACATTCTCTCTGTTTTGAATGACAACAAAATATCAACACAACAATTTATAAAAGTAAATTAA
- a CDS encoding substrate-binding domain-containing protein, with translation MRHFLLIILICLSPICIQAEEKFLIGFSQCSAGDWRENMEAEMERELMFHDDMEIIKLQAEDSTLLQIQQIDELVKKGIDLIIIAPNEIDALLPVVEKVYDSGIPVILIDRKINSPKYTAYIGGNNFDIGNTAGVYIANKLNNEGQVMELLGILSSSPALERMNGFSNAIDKFPNIDNVYKIRAKWNNELVTDSLSIIFKKYPSVKAIFSHTDFMAEAASTVVRENFSDRDILIVGVDGLPNEGGGIELVKQGIISATLIYPTGGKEAIQTAAKILHNKNFKKNNLLPTTLIDHSNVDITRMQFQNINALQEDITKSKNMLERLNGRYREQQILLFVSLVLLTLVAIFLAMYLWSFKRLKISNHNLEEQKEAISAQNIELKRLSDELEKVTQERLRFYTNISHEFRTPLTLISGPIDNLSKTKNLTGEQKELLQVAQKNISILLKLIEHIIDFRKYELGKHDFLPVSADLKKHFEDWNGLFAEVAKNKQIDFRMEAVSEDDFIIDFDVEKMERIYTNLLSNAFKFTPEKGTIKVLIEREIIDEKAFVKVQVINSGKPIPGNKIKDIFDRFYQVGSKAGGSGIGLALVKGYIDLHGGKIKVTNPSGFICFTFSIPVNQEESIVSKELNKSSEAIKPATENEALDIITQIIGSEDSFTFDDEYDEGKTTVLLVDDHPGIRSYLKSLLKENYAVLEARDGIEGIRKAIRYVPDLIISDVMMPGIDGVEMCSHLKKELSTSHIPIILLTANAQDEKRILGFESGADDYISKPVNFEMLIVRIRNLIEGRKKLKAVFGSVEDNNEKIADSIKPEKSFIDKLEGQIEKHIENSELSVDFLSNELGMSRIQLYRKVKALTNYSPVEFITLFRLKKAAHLMKVTDTNLAQIAYQVGFSAPSYFSKSFKKYYHKSPSEYLKEIRNL, from the coding sequence ATGCGTCATTTTTTATTAATAATATTAATTTGTCTGTCTCCTATCTGCATTCAGGCAGAAGAAAAATTCCTAATCGGTTTTTCTCAATGTTCTGCCGGTGACTGGCGAGAGAATATGGAAGCAGAAATGGAACGGGAGCTCATGTTTCATGATGACATGGAGATCATCAAACTGCAGGCTGAAGACAGTACTCTTTTGCAAATTCAACAAATTGATGAGTTGGTTAAAAAAGGTATTGACCTAATAATAATAGCTCCTAATGAAATTGACGCACTTCTTCCTGTTGTAGAAAAGGTTTATGATTCAGGAATCCCTGTAATTCTTATTGATAGAAAAATAAATTCGCCCAAATATACAGCCTACATCGGAGGTAATAACTTTGATATTGGTAATACAGCTGGTGTTTATATCGCTAATAAACTGAACAATGAGGGACAGGTAATGGAATTATTGGGAATTCTAAGTTCGTCACCTGCACTTGAACGGATGAATGGCTTTAGTAATGCAATTGATAAATTCCCAAACATTGATAACGTTTATAAAATTCGTGCAAAGTGGAATAATGAACTGGTTACCGATAGTTTGAGTATTATATTTAAAAAATATCCTTCAGTAAAAGCAATTTTCTCGCACACCGATTTTATGGCAGAAGCAGCCTCAACGGTTGTTCGGGAGAATTTTTCAGACAGGGATATCCTTATTGTCGGGGTAGATGGCTTGCCTAATGAAGGAGGGGGGATAGAACTTGTAAAGCAGGGGATTATTTCCGCTACTTTAATTTATCCTACAGGCGGAAAAGAGGCTATACAAACAGCCGCAAAAATATTGCATAATAAGAATTTTAAGAAAAATAATTTATTGCCAACCACTCTTATCGACCATTCAAATGTAGATATTACCAGGATGCAATTCCAGAACATAAATGCTTTGCAGGAAGACATAACAAAATCGAAGAACATGCTGGAGAGGCTTAATGGAAGGTATCGGGAGCAGCAAATTTTGTTATTTGTAAGCCTTGTGTTGCTAACTCTTGTAGCTATTTTTCTTGCGATGTATTTGTGGTCGTTCAAACGGTTGAAGATATCGAACCATAATCTTGAAGAGCAGAAAGAAGCAATTTCTGCACAAAATATAGAACTAAAGCGTTTATCAGACGAACTCGAAAAAGTTACCCAGGAGCGTCTGCGGTTTTACACCAATATATCGCATGAGTTTCGAACTCCGTTAACATTAATCTCCGGCCCTATCGATAATTTATCGAAAACTAAAAACCTGACAGGAGAGCAAAAAGAATTACTTCAAGTAGCGCAAAAAAACATTTCCATTCTTTTAAAACTTATTGAGCACATAATCGATTTTAGAAAATATGAGCTAGGCAAACACGATTTTTTGCCTGTTTCGGCTGATTTAAAAAAACACTTTGAAGACTGGAACGGACTTTTTGCCGAGGTGGCAAAAAATAAACAAATAGATTTCAGGATGGAGGCTGTGTCAGAAGACGATTTTATTATCGATTTTGATGTAGAGAAGATGGAACGGATTTATACTAACTTATTATCTAATGCATTCAAATTTACACCTGAGAAAGGTACAATAAAAGTACTTATTGAACGGGAAATTATTGATGAAAAGGCTTTTGTAAAAGTGCAGGTAATAAATTCGGGAAAACCTATTCCCGGAAATAAAATCAAAGACATTTTCGACCGTTTTTACCAGGTTGGTTCTAAAGCCGGTGGTTCAGGAATAGGATTGGCGCTCGTAAAAGGGTACATCGATTTGCATGGCGGAAAGATTAAAGTTACCAATCCCAGTGGTTTTATTTGTTTCACTTTTTCCATACCAGTAAATCAAGAGGAAAGTATTGTAAGTAAAGAATTAAATAAATCTTCTGAAGCAATAAAACCTGCAACAGAAAATGAGGCACTGGACATTATTACTCAAATAATCGGGAGTGAAGATTCATTTACTTTTGATGATGAATATGATGAGGGAAAAACCACTGTTTTGCTGGTTGATGATCATCCTGGAATTCGTTCGTACCTGAAATCGCTGTTGAAAGAGAATTATGCCGTTCTCGAAGCCCGCGATGGAATAGAAGGGATTAGAAAAGCGATACGCTATGTTCCCGACCTGATTATAAGCGATGTAATGATGCCCGGTATTGATGGCGTTGAAATGTGTAGTCATCTAAAAAAAGAATTGTCAACCAGTCATATTCCGATTATTCTGCTGACTGCAAACGCTCAAGATGAGAAGAGAATATTAGGATTCGAGAGTGGGGCAGACGATTACATTTCCAAACCAGTTAATTTTGAAATGCTTATCGTTCGTATTCGCAACTTAATTGAAGGGAGAAAGAAATTAAAGGCAGTATTTGGCTCCGTTGAAGACAATAATGAAAAAATAGCCGATAGTATCAAACCCGAAAAATCATTTATTGATAAACTTGAAGGGCAAATCGAAAAACACATCGAAAATTCCGAATTAAGTGTTGACTTTTTGAGTAACGAATTAGGCATGTCACGAATTCAGTTATATCGCAAAGTTAAGGCATTAACGAACTATTCCCCGGTAGAATTTATTACATTATTTCGCTTGAAAAAGGCTGCTCATTTAATGAAAGTGACGGATACAAATCTGGCTCAAATAGCTTACCAGGTAGGATTTTCTGCGCCATCGTATTTTTCCAAAAGTTTTAAGAAGTACTATCACAAAAGCCCTTCTGAATATTTGAAAGAAATTAGAAATTTGTAG
- a CDS encoding TolC family protein, with translation MKNTIISILLAVASFGCYAQETITLSVEQCKEMALQQSEDMKIAGNATAQAQYDKEIAFANYLPNLEGSAMGIYLAPDIDFAGSSLVIKSMYTAGLAIQQPIYAGGKIRTANKLAEIGIESNAEQERMTKAEVIANAQNNYWSYIAVQNKIKLIQAYESQLDTLQLQMQVSHEAGMTTENDYLQVVAKLGEIKYQMLKVKNGANLLRLSLCYVTGLSPNTQIIPTDTIIETGRVQSKGLDLSKRPEIKLLDIAVQASEHQITMAKADNLPQMGIAAGYTWYGNLKTEGVTEYEGEQIPYSKTINGGMLNAIASLSIPIFHWGEGQKHVKKAKLDLENAQYEKEKNSRLMTLEASNALNNLHESLAMIDAAEFAMKQANENLRVMKSKYSVKLAPLSELLAAQAQWQESNSNLIEAKTQYKIYEIEYLKSVGRLD, from the coding sequence ATGAAAAACACCATAATCTCAATCCTGTTGGCAGTAGCATCCTTTGGGTGCTACGCCCAGGAAACAATTACTCTTTCTGTTGAACAATGCAAGGAAATGGCATTGCAACAAAGTGAAGATATGAAGATTGCGGGTAATGCAACAGCACAAGCACAATACGATAAGGAAATTGCATTTGCAAATTACTTGCCAAATTTAGAAGGGTCGGCTATGGGCATTTACCTGGCACCGGATATCGATTTCGCAGGCTCATCTTTGGTTATCAAAAGTATGTATACCGCAGGACTTGCAATACAACAACCTATATATGCCGGAGGTAAAATCAGAACTGCAAACAAACTTGCAGAGATTGGTATTGAAAGCAATGCCGAACAGGAACGAATGACAAAAGCTGAGGTAATAGCTAACGCCCAAAACAATTACTGGAGTTATATTGCTGTGCAGAATAAAATCAAACTCATTCAGGCATATGAATCTCAACTTGATACATTGCAACTACAAATGCAAGTTTCACATGAGGCGGGCATGACTACGGAAAATGATTACCTGCAAGTAGTAGCCAAGCTTGGTGAGATAAAATATCAGATGTTGAAGGTAAAAAACGGAGCCAATCTTTTAAGGCTATCCTTGTGTTATGTTACCGGTCTGTCTCCCAATACTCAGATTATTCCAACTGATACAATTATAGAAACAGGCAGAGTTCAAAGTAAAGGGCTTGACTTATCAAAACGCCCTGAAATAAAGTTATTAGACATTGCTGTACAAGCTAGTGAGCATCAAATAACTATGGCTAAAGCGGACAACCTGCCACAGATGGGAATAGCTGCCGGTTACACATGGTATGGAAACTTAAAAACAGAAGGAGTGACAGAGTACGAAGGAGAGCAAATACCATATTCAAAAACCATAAATGGAGGTATGCTTAACGCTATCGCTTCATTATCAATACCTATATTTCACTGGGGCGAAGGGCAAAAACATGTGAAAAAAGCAAAACTGGATTTGGAAAATGCGCAATACGAAAAGGAGAAAAATTCTCGTTTAATGACTTTGGAAGCGAGCAATGCATTAAACAATCTTCATGAGAGCCTCGCAATGATTGATGCGGCTGAGTTTGCAATGAAACAAGCAAATGAAAATCTGCGTGTTATGAAAAGCAAGTATAGTGTAAAACTGGCTCCCTTATCAGAACTTCTTGCAGCGCAAGCTCAATGGCAAGAGTCAAATAGTAATCTTATTGAAGCAAAAACACAATACAAAATATACGAGATAGAGTACCTAAAGTCTGTAGGTAGATTAGATTGA